The Clostridium sp. DL-VIII DNA window CATGTAATCATATCAATATCCTCCCTTTAAATCCGTTTAATCTATTTAAAAAACTTTATTTTTTTATTACTCTTTTGGCTGGTGAGATTGCATTAACTGGACAGACAGTAGAACATAACTGACATCCAACACACTTATTTGCTATAAGCATAGGTTTGTTTGTCTTTTCATCCATTTTTATAGCCTGATGCCCTCCATCAAAACATGATAAATAACATCTTCCACAACCTAAGCACTTTTCTCTATCAAATTTTGGATAGCATATACCGTCTCTTTCAAGCTCGTCTGCTGGAACGATATTAGGTAAGGCTTTCCCAATTATTTCACCTACACTTTTATAACCTTGTGAACTTAAATATAATTTCATTCCACCTATCAAATCATCAATAATCCTATAACCATATTGCATAACTGAAGTAGTTATTTGTAGATTTTCACAGCCTAAAGCCAAAAACTCAGCTGCATCTACCCACGTTTCAATACCACCCATTCCGCTTATAGGTGCATCTTTTAAATCCTCACAGACCTTCATATTATGAATAAACCTTAATGCTATTGGTTTTACTGCCTTTCCAGAATACCCTCCAACGCTTGACTTTCCTTCTACATTTGGTGCAGATTCAAAGCTCTCCAGATCTATATTCATAATACTCTTAATTGTATTAATAGCAGCAATTCCTGTAGCTCCTGCTTTCATTGCAGCCATTGCTGGTATTTCCATGTTGCCAATATTAGGTGTCATCTTTGCAAGTATTGGCAAATGAGTTCCTTTTCTAGTTGCCTTAGTATACAAAGCAACTAATTCTGGATTTTGTCCAACGTCAGAGCCTAAACCTTCCCCTGTCATATGTGGACACGAGAAATTACATTCTATGATATCAGCTCCTGCTTCTGTCATAAGCCTTGCAAGCTTAGTCCACTCTTCCTCATTCTGTCCCATAATTGATGCAACAATGACTTTAGTTGGATAATCTTTCTTTAACTGTTTTAAAAACTGAATATTTTCTTCTAAGGTATGATCTGAAATCTGTTCTATATTTTTAAAACCTATAAAAGGTAAATTTTCCTTAGTTAAAGCTGCGAACCTTGGAGAAACTTCTTTTGGTACAAACATACCGATAGTTTTAAAAGCTACTCCTGCCCATCCCATATCAAAAGCCTTAGCCACCATCTCATAATTGCTTCCAACTACTGATGAAGAAAGGAAAAATGGGTTTTCAGTATGAACACCGCAAAAATCTATAGATAAATCAACATCTTCCTCTTTTACTTTAGGTTCAGCTGCAATTGCTTTCATAATTTTATCGATTGGTACTGGTTCATTAATTTTTCCTTTTAAACATGCTTCTTTGCATGGTTTTCCTTTGCAAGTCTCACAAGGAAGCGGATGTGGCAGTTTATTCACTGCCCCAGCCTTGTTTTCAAATCTTAAAGAACGAATAATGTTATCCGCCTCAAGCATGTGGGGACAAGCTTTACTACAAGGTGCTTCATTGCATAAAAGACACCCTGACACATATTCATTAATAGAAATATCCTTATTAAATAAACTACTCATTTCCATTCCTCCTAATTATCTGCCTGTTTAAGCATTATCAAAGAAATAACAAGTAAGTAACCTTGCCTATTTTCTTTCATACGCCTTACTATTTACGTCCTACTCTCTTTACAAATTGTCCAAACCCTGGCTTTCCAACAAAGTTTCCATCATCATATACTAAATTTCCACGTACAAAGGTCTTTACTGGATATCCGTGAAGTTTCTTTCCTTCCCAAATAGTGTGATCATAATCTGAATGCATGTTATCTACTGAAATTGTGAAATCTTTATTTGGATCATAAATTACAATATCTGCATCCTTTCCAACTGCTAAAGATCCTTTATCTGCACAGCCAAATATTTTAGCTGGATTAAACGAACACAATTCAACTGCACGATTAAAAGTTATTTTCCCTTCATTTGCTGCTGAAAGCATATAAGGATATAAGTTTTCTACCCCTGCACAACCATTAGGGATCTTTGTGAAATCATCTTTTCCCCAGTCTTTTTCATAGCTTTGGAATGGACAGTGATCTGTAGCTACAGTATCTATAGCACCTGATTCAATTGCCTTCCAAAGTGCATCCTGGCTCTCATGACCTTTCATTGGAGGTGAGCATACAAAGTTTCTTCCATCTTCTCTCTTATATACATCACAGGTAAATTCCAAATACTGCGGACATGTTTCTATATAAATCTCATGACCATCATTTTTTGCAGCTATAGCTGCTTCCAAGCCTTCTTTGTCTGCCATATGAACTATATATAATGGTGCTTCCACCGATTTAGCCCAGTGAATTGCCCTCTTGTCAGCTTCTGCTTCTACAAATTCTGGTCTGCTTAAATAGTGATACCAGGCTGAAGTCTTGCCCTCTTTTAAGAATTTTTCAATATTCAAGTCAATTACATCTGGATTCTCTGCATGAATATTAGTAATAGCACCTGTTTCTTTTGCTTTTAATAATATTTTGACCAAAGTCCCATCGTCTACCATCATGCCTTCCTTCTTATATACTAAGAAGCATTTAAAGCTTGTAATTCCATAATTAACAGCAGCTTCAAATTCATCTAAAATAGCGCCGCCATTTAAGTCTGTTATACAGCAGTGAAATGCATAGTCTACGCAGGCTTCAGCATCACAGATATCTTTTCTTGACTCAATGGTTTCAATTATCCCACTTCCTTTTCTTTGCATTGGATAATCAAAAACTGTTGTAACACCACCACAAGCTGCTGCTCTTGTTCCTGCAAGATAATTATCTGCTGAAACTGTTCCTCCAAATGGCATTGCTAAATGTGTATGAGCATCAATGGCACCTGGTAATACTAACTTTCCCTTTGCATCTACTACCTTAGCACCTTCTTCAGAAAAACCAGTTCCTATTGCTACTATTTTTCCATTATTTACACCTATATCAGCTATATAAGACTCTGATGGTGTTACAATAGTCCCATTTTTAATAATTAAATCCATAAAAATTCTCCTCCCAACCTTTTTTAGTTATAAGTGACGAGTTATGAGTGATAAGTTAAGGAAGAAAAGCCTTAAGTTTTTCAAAATTATATTTCTATAATCTTTAAAATTTAAATTAAAAATTTTTAAACCTGACTTAAAACTTCTATCCTTAACTTAATAACTTGTCACTAATAATTCATAACTTATAATTTATAGCTCATAACTATTTTTCAGCTTCATCCAAATATTTTGATGTAAATGTAGTATCATCAACTACTGGATCTTTAGCTAAATCTTTATTGTATTTCTTTAAGAAATCCCCTGTTTGTTTAATAGCATTCATATCGATTTGTCCGATCTTTGAAGTATCAAAACCTTCTGGAGCTACAAGTTTTGCAACTTCTTTTGCCATGTATACTTGGTGATCTAAAGATACTGATTTATCAACATCGTAAACTGTCTTTCCTGCTGCTTCTGGATCTTTAACTGCATCCTGCCAGCCTTTGATTGAAGCTTTTAAGAACTTAACTAATAAATCTTTGTTTTTAGATGCCCAATCAGAATTTACAAATAGACAGTCTTCCATCATTGCAACGCCTTCATCATTCATGTCTATTATGTTTAAGTCGTCTTTGCTTGTTCCACCTTCAAGTACTAACCCTAGTTCGTTATATGTCATTGCTGAAGCTGCATCTACAGAACCTTCTTTTAGCTGATCCATTGTAAAGTCTTGTTGTACAAGCTTTAAATCTTTCTCTTTGTCTAGATTATATTTTGCAAGTAGTGCAAGAAGTTCATATTCGTTTCCACCAAACCAGTTTGCAACTTTTTTACCTGCTAAATCTTTTGGTGAAGTAATTCCCTTTTCTTTCTTAGATACTAGTAACATACCTGACTTTTGAAAGGTTTGAGCAACCTCTTGTAAATTATAGCCTTGAGCTTGATATGTCATTAAACTTGATACCCAGCTAACTCCAATATCTGCTACGCCGTTATATACGTTTTGTTCTGGAATAATGTCACTTCCACCTGGAAGAATTTGAAGATCAATTCCTTCATCTTTATAGTAACCTTTTGCTGCTGCCACATAGTATCCCATAAATTGTGATTGTGGAAGCCATTTTAATTGAAGTGTTACTTTTTGAAGTCCTCCATCACTTGTCTTTGCCGTGTCACCTGAATTTGACGAGCCTGATGAGGATGAATTAGATCCACATCCTATAAGCATTGCAGTCATCATCATTATCATTGTAAATAAAGCTAATAATCTTTTTTTCATAATTAAATTCCTCCCTATTAAATAAAATTTTTATCTTTGTGAAGCATGCCATTTTATAGCTCTGCGTTCTACCAGTATAATTATTGAGTATAGAACAATACCAATTACAGCTGCCATAACTATGTAAGACCACCCCATTGCCATCATTCCTTTTCTTAAATTATCTTTTACTCCAAAGCCAATACCTGAAGTTGATGAAGCAAAATATTCACTTATCATAGCTGCCATTATTGCTGCGGCAACATTAATTTTCAATGCTGTAAATATACTTGGAAGACAATTAGGCAGACGAAGTTTAAAAAATATAATTTTATTGGATGCTGCATAAGATTCTAACAGATCCTTTGAAAATGGTTTTAAGTCATTTAAACCACGATAGGCATTAATTGCCATTGCAGCCATGCATACAACTGTTACGACTCCAACCTTTTGTGCAAATCCACTGGTAAACCAGCGATTCATTATAGGCGATAATGCAACAATTGGAATTGCATTAAAGGCTGATATTACTGTAAGTCCTGTATAACCCCACTTTGGAAACTGAGTAGCTATAAGAGCAACAATAAAACCAATTATGCAGCCTAAAGCCATTCCCACTAATGCTCCTGATACTGTAACCGAAGTATCATATATCGCTTTAGAAAAATTACTCTGCAGCGTTTTTACTATCTGTGAAGGTATTGGTAGTTGAAAAGGCTTAAAACCCAAGGCACTATGGATAAAACCTAATTCCCAAATAGCTATTATTAAAATTCCAAAGCCTAATGGCCATAGAACATTTTTAATTTTTTCTCCCATATATTGATCCCCTTTCTTTAAGAAGTATTCCAAAACTAATAATTTCTAATACAATTATCTCTTTACGCGTTTTATGTAATTTGTTTTCTCCAAGGCATACAAATTTTTTCAGCTAAGATAACAATGAAATAACTAATAATACCCATAAGAGCACTTGTCACCACTGAAGCCCAAAATACATCTTTTGTTCCTGAATATAAAGAATAAAGAAGCTTTACTCCAATTCCTCCGCTTGAGCCAAGCATATCTATTAAAATAGAAGCTGTAATTGACATTGGTGCTGCTATTTTTAAGCCTGCAAATAAATATGGAAGAGAATATGGAATCATAAGTTTGTAATAAATGCTCTTTTTCTTTGCTGCGTAAGAATATAGTAATTCTTTCTTTTCGCTATCAACACTGTTTAATCCACTTAACATATTTATGGATACTGGAAAAAACGTGATGTAGGCTGCAATTATTATTCTTGATGCATCCATATCTTTTACAAGAGTGAAGATAATAGGCGCCAGCCCTAAAACAGGTACCATTTGCGATACAATAAGGTATGGCAAAGATATTTTTTCAACAACCCTTGATAAACTCATAATTATTGCTAACACAACCCCTATGGCTGTTCCAAGAGCAAAACCCATGACTGCTCTTGAAAAAGTCAATCCAGCTGCTCCCACAAGTTCTGTAAAATTTTGAGTAATTGATATTACAACCTCATGAGGATATGGCAATTTTGATGCTGCCATAGGATCTTTAGCTATTTTGTCTAGAAAGAAAGCAATTAATTCCCAAACTAGAATAATTCCAATAGTCCAGACTAAATTAACCTTATATTTTTCTTTCTTATCTATCATGGCTACACCCCCTCAAAGCTATTTCGAATCTTTGTTATATAATCATAAAATTGTGTTGTTTGTTTTGATTCCATGTTTCTTGGTCTTGGTATATCAATATCAATTACTGCTGAAACACGTCCAGGATGTGGTGAAAGCACTACCACTTTATCTGATAAAAATACTGCTTCTGAAATATTGTGAGTTACAAATATTACAGTCTTTTTTGTTTTTGTCCATATATTAAGTAAGTCCTCATGAAGCTTCTCACGTGTAAATTCATCTAAGGCTGAAAATGGTTCATCCATTAAAAGTATTTCTGGATTAATTGCAAGTGCTCTGGCAATCCCAACTCTTTGCTGCATTCCTCCACTAAGTTCATAAGGATAATGTTTTCCAAAATTCGTGAGTCCAACTAAATCGAGCATTTCTGTAACTCTTTCTGTACGCTTAGGCTTAGGCATTTCTAAAAGTTCCATAGGCATACATACATTTCTTCTAACTGTTCTCCAATCATATAAAACTGGGTTTTGAAATACTATTCCATATTTTTTTTGTAATCTTATATCTCTCGGAGTTTGTCCTCTTACCGTTACTTTTCCACTTGAAGGCTGAAGCAGATCAGCTATTATTCTAAGTAAAGTTGTTTTACCACAACCTGAGGGTCCAAGAAGTGAAATAAATTCGCCTTCCTTAACTTCTAAATTTACATTTTTAAGTGCTGTTACTGGCTCACCTCCATTTTTATCTTGGTAAACCATACTTAAATTTTCTATTTTTATTTCTATATTTTCTTCCATTGAATTTGGAAGTTCAGTTTTATTTATCGCTGTATTCATCAATTTAAACCTCCTTTTCTCAAGTTAACAATTTGTAGTTAACAATTAACAATTTTGAATTAAAGCTGCTAGCTTTCTTTCAATTAAAAAACGGCGCAAAACTTTTTAGGTTTTGCGCCGTTGCAATTGTTCTATATTTTTTAATAATCTAAGAAAATTTTATTATTAGTTTTTATTTAATTTCTACCATAGCTGACTATATATTTTTAATAAATCCTCTTTTGTAACCTCTTTTATTGTATTAGATGGACTTCCACTGTCAATGGCATCTTGGGCCATTTTATTTACTACTGCATCAAAATCTTCTTTATTAATTCCATATTCCTTTAAAGTAGGAATTTCGCATATATCACATAGTTCTGTAAGTTTTTCTAAAAAAGCTTCTGCTGCTTCTTTATCACTTTTTGTTTCGTCTGCTGCACCTATTGCTCTTCCTATATTTCCAAAACGTTCATATGTTCCATCTAAAACATAAGTTAAACATTCCTTTATAAGCATAGCGTTTGAAATTCCATGAGCTACATGAAAATTAGCTCCTATAGGTCTACTCATTCCATGAACTATTGTTACAGAAGAATTATTTATACATATCCCTGCCTCATAAGCTGCTATAGCCATTTCTTCTCTTGCCTTTTTATCTTGACCATTTAAATAAGCTAGAGGTAAATACTCAAAAATTCTTTTAATAGCAGCTAAAGCAAAAGTATCTGTTAATGGGCCTGCTTTTTTAGAAGTATATGCTTCTACTGCATGTGTAAGTGCATCCATTCCAGTTGCTGCTGTTACGCCTTTTGGTGCTGTGAGTGAAAACTTAGAATCAATAACTGCCAAATCTGGTAGCAATGCTTCTCCCTTTAGAAGCATTTTGATATTCTTCTTTGAATCTGTGATTACCGTAAATTTTGTAGCTTCCGATCCTGTGCCTGCTGTAGTTGGAATTAACACCATTTTGGGGAAATCACCTTCTATTGACTTTCCCATATAATCACATATCTCGCCTTCTAATTTTGTCATTGCTGCAATTGCTTTACCACTATCTAGAGGGCTTCCTCCACCTATGGCTATTAAGAAATCACACTTTGCTGCCTTATACGCTTTTACACCACTTTCAGTCATAACTTCTGTTGGTTCACCTGTAATGTCATTAAACACTTCAAAATCAATTTCCCATTTAGTTAAGCAGTCTGTAAGGATTTTAACTGTCCCCGCTTTAGTCACATTTTTTCCTGAAACTATAAATGCTTTTTTTCCAAAAGTCTTTATCACATTTTCACTGGCTTCTAATGCGTTATCTCCAAGAATTGTACGTCCTGGTAAACTAAATTCATATGCCATCTAATTCACCTCATCTAAATATATTCTTTATCTACGATGCTTAACACCTCATCGAATTTTGCAAGTTCTTCTTCTAATTGTTCTTTAGTAATTATTAACGGAGGAGAAATTAATATCATATTCTCATGAGAGTAAGTCATAAATTCTCTTTCTTTTAAAAGACCAATTATTTTTCCCATTATTCCTTCCGGATCTTTGCCATATGGTACTAATGGTTCCTTAGTTGTTTTATCTTTTACAAGTTCAACTGCTGAAAATAATCCTATATATCTTACATCTCCAACACTTGGATGAGAGGCTTTCATAGCTTCTAATTTTTCACCAAGCACTTTACCTACTGTATTAACATTTTCTAATATATTTGCTTCTTCATAATAATTTACTGTAGCAACTCCTGCTGCACAAGCTAGAGGATGTCCACTATATGTTAGACCACAAGATAACAGATTATCGTCGAAATATTCTGCAATTTCTTTAGTTACAACAACACCACCAAGCTGAACATATCCGCAGGTAACACCTTTTGCAAAAGTAACTATATCTGGTTTTACATCAAAATTTTCAAAAGCAAACATCTTACCAGTTCTTCCCCAGCCTGTCATAACTTCATCGCAGATCATAAGTATATTAAATTCATCACATAATGCTCTGATTCCTGGAAGATATCCTTTTGGTGGAATAATTACACCATTTGATCCTGTAATAGTTTCAAGTACTATAGCTGCCACACTATTTGGTCCTTCATAAATAATTTGTTCTCTAAGCTTTGCTAAATAATATTTTGTAGCTGCTTCTTCAGATTCAAATTCAATTGGTTCTCTATAAATATATGGATCAAAGAATTTTATAAATCCTGGAATTCCTGGTTCTAATGCATATCTTCTAGGTTCTCCTGTTAGGTTTCCTGATCCAAAAGAAGATCCATGATAGCTGCGGTAACGGCTGAAAACTTTTGTCTTTCCAGTGAACATTCTTGCAATTTTTATAGCATTTTCATTTGATTCTGCACCAGCATTTGTGAAAAATACCTTTCCCATGTTGTCAGGCATTAGTTCAACTACTTTTTTTGCAAGCTTTGCTCTAGATTCAGCTCCATAAGATGGGCCTATAAAGCAAAATTTATCAACCTGTTCTTTAATTGCATCTCCTATGGCTTTATTTCCGAAGCCTAGATTCATATTTACAAGTTGTGATGACATATCTGAATAACGATTTCCATCATAATCCCAGAAGTAAATTCCCTCAGCTTTTTCTATTGGAATTGGATTTATATTTCTTTGCTTACTCCAAGATTGCAAATTATATTTTTTTAATGTACTTTTAATTTCTTCACTATTCATTTTAAACACTCCCCTTACTTTACTTATGCAAATAAAAAACGGAACTTATTCAAGTGAACAAGCTCCGTTGCTGTTTTCCTATATAAATTCGTTTTTTCTTTAACTTGTATTTATTATATAATGGCTTATACTCCGTTTCAACAAATAAGTGACTAATCTTATTTGTGCAGTTGCACACTTAACTTAATTGAGAGTTATAAATTATGAACTCATAGTAAAAAAAGGCTGGGCTGCTCTTCAATTGAAACACGCCTCACCTTTTTTCGTTTTTATACCTTATCATATCTTTAAAGCTAATATATCTTCAACATCTAAGCCTGCCTGCACTATTCCTTTTGAGTCTTTTCTTGAAACAGCTACATACTTAAAATATCTATTATCTAGGTCTCTTTTCTGGAAGTTTTGTGTAACTATAGAATTCCTATCTTCAAGGACTTTTCTAAATACATGTGATTGAGATGTTTCGTCCTCTGTAAATCTAAAGCCCATGGCTGGAGCATTATTAGTCATAATTGTTACCCCATCGTCGTCGGTTATATAAACTTCTGATATTCCATTTTCTTCACAATATTTACTTATATTATTTTTATTTAAATCTCCTTTCACTAATTTCTCAGAAATCATCCTGCATTTACTAACAAGTTTATCTGCTATTATATTTTCAAACTCTTGAGTAAACTTAAGCATGTTTTCTATGGATTTTAGCATATTATTGCAGCTTTCAGCATTATCATTTTCTAACTTATTTTGATACTTAATATCTTCATTTATTAAATCGAGTTCAGCCATGAATTCTTCGAAGAAGTTTGAAACATCCTCTGAAGTTGTTTTAATCTCTCTATTAAAATCTAATCCTTCTTTAATTTTTCCAGACACCGTATGTATAGATGTTGTTATTTCCATAATTTCACTATTAATATCATTAAAATAATTTTTAATTGAATTTGTTGACTCATGAGCTTCTGTCCTCTTTTGAGATAATATGCTCATAGCATCAACCACCTCATTTGTCCTTGTATTTATTTCAGATATGTTGCTTTTAATATTTTTTGCATATTCAGAACTTTCATCAGCCAATTTGCCAATTTCAGAGGCTACAACCGCAAAGCCCTTTCCTGCCTCTCCAGCTCTTGCTGCCTCAATAGCCGCATTTAATGACAGCAGATTAATATTAGAAGAAAGTTTATTTATTAATTGAGCCATATCATCAACCCTATTGGTTATACTTGATAAACTCCCCATATGATTTGTTAAATTTTCTATATGTACATTCATATCCTCAAGTATATTAACCGCAATCTCAACTGTATTGCTTCCTGATTTTATATTATTTTCTGTATTATTTGCAGTTTCACGCGCATTATTAGATAAATTATATATTTTTTCTTGAGAATTGTAAGTTTCTATTGATAGTTTATTTAATTCCTCCAAATGCCTGAGGGTTGATTTAGATTTCTCATCAAATTCAGCAAACTTGCTTTTTATTTCTTCAGACGTTTTTATAGATTCCCTGCAGGATTTATTTACATGCTTTACCTGCTCTGAGATTTCTGTTGATGATTTTAAAGTACTATATACCCAAAACAACAGCTTCTTAGTTATTTTTATAAACTTATTATTAATTTCTTTTTCATTTGTTAGATCAAATGAAAAATTTCCTGAAACTATTTTCTGAACTGCCATATCATATTCACTTTTAAGTTTTTTACTCCTCCAATTTTTTATTATAAGTAATCCCATTAATACCAGTATTATAATTAACTCTGCTAAATTTAAACTATTAATATTCATCTTTATCACTTCCCTATTCTTTATATTTTAATACTCTGGTAACTCATATACTCTTAACTTTAAAAGTTTTTTTATACAACTCAATTAAATTCTCACCCTTTCATCTTTAATTCCACTTTTTTGAAGCTTTTTGATTTAAAAAAGGAGCTTATTCTATGAATAAGCCCCTTTGCTACCTTTTTCCATTTGTAATAATATAAATTATACACATATTTTTTATATTTTTAAGCAGGCAAATGACCATATTAATCTGTGCACATGCACACTTAGCACATGAAAATAAATAATGAGTCCAAAATATCCTTGCAATCGGACTTGTTTTTATTTGATAGTGCCTTAACTTAATTATGAGTTAATAGTGATGAGTTACAAGCTATTGTAAATCTATAGCAGATCTTTAATATAAAATCCTAAATAGAACCTTAGTTTTTCTTCTAAATCTAACGGGTTATATCCCGTAATCTTTTCAACTTTTTTCAATTGATTGTTAACTGTATTTCTATGAATATACTGCTTTTCTGCTACAAGACTCTGGCTCCCATTGTTTTCTAAGTACATATACATAAAATCAACTAAATCAGTATTGTTTTCTTTATCATATTTTTCTAATTTCCCTAAAGTATCTTCGTAATATTCTTTTAGCACTTCTTTATCCTTAGAATTTAAAAGCAGCTTATAAATATCAAGTTTTTTATAATAAATAACCTTCTTGTCTTTCTTTTTTGCCATCTTCATAGCTGTTAATGCCTTATTAAAATTCTCATCCTGCACTTTAATATCATTTAAATTTTCACTAATGCCTAAATGTATTTCCCACAAACCATCATCCCAATTCTTTAAGAAAGTGTTTACAAAATTATCAATATCATAATCACTATAATCTACAAGAACTAAAATGCAACAATCATTATAGGAAAATGAAATATATAATTGATGAATACTTCTAGCAATTCTTTCTGAATACATCTTTATTTTTTTCATGTTATAATCTTCATCGCTATTCTGACTGTTCTCAAAAGATATTGCAATAAAACAGAAACGGCTGTCTCTTAAATACCCATATCTCTCCATCTGTAAAATTAATGTATCTAAATCACCTATCTTAAAAATTATGTTTTTAATTGTAGTTGCAATACTCGCTTCTGTCTCATCGCTTTTCATAATCCGATAACATATATCTCTTGTTACATCTACCATCCGTGTTTCCCATGGAATAGTATAAAGCGGCAAATTGACAGCATCACAATAT harbors:
- a CDS encoding methyl-accepting chemotaxis protein — protein: MNINSLNLAELIIILVLMGLLIIKNWRSKKLKSEYDMAVQKIVSGNFSFDLTNEKEINNKFIKITKKLLFWVYSTLKSSTEISEQVKHVNKSCRESIKTSEEIKSKFAEFDEKSKSTLRHLEELNKLSIETYNSQEKIYNLSNNARETANNTENNIKSGSNTVEIAVNILEDMNVHIENLTNHMGSLSSITNRVDDMAQLINKLSSNINLLSLNAAIEAARAGEAGKGFAVVASEIGKLADESSEYAKNIKSNISEINTRTNEVVDAMSILSQKRTEAHESTNSIKNYFNDINSEIMEITTSIHTVSGKIKEGLDFNREIKTTSEDVSNFFEEFMAELDLINEDIKYQNKLENDNAESCNNMLKSIENMLKFTQEFENIIADKLVSKCRMISEKLVKGDLNKNNISKYCEENGISEVYITDDDGVTIMTNNAPAMGFRFTEDETSQSHVFRKVLEDRNSIVTQNFQKRDLDNRYFKYVAVSRKDSKGIVQAGLDVEDILALKI
- a CDS encoding PucR family transcriptional regulator ligand-binding domain-containing protein is translated as MSVTVGKLFGNGAVLYQMKLLAGQKGLNNLVEWVHIIENDEISEFLHGKEVVFTSGILNTNDEWLLEYAKKLYSVGTSAFVVNIGPYTKSIPQKVIEYCDAVNLPLYTIPWETRMVDVTRDICYRIMKSDETEASIATTIKNIIFKIGDLDTLILQMERYGYLRDSRFCFIAISFENSQNSDEDYNMKKIKMYSERIARSIHQLYISFSYNDCCILVLVDYSDYDIDNFVNTFLKNWDDGLWEIHLGISENLNDIKVQDENFNKALTAMKMAKKKDKKVIYYKKLDIYKLLLNSKDKEVLKEYYEDTLGKLEKYDKENNTDLVDFMYMYLENNGSQSLVAEKQYIHRNTVNNQLKKVEKITGYNPLDLEEKLRFYLGFYIKDLL